One Spinacia oleracea cultivar Varoflay chromosome 4, BTI_SOV_V1, whole genome shotgun sequence DNA segment encodes these proteins:
- the LOC130471807 gene encoding uncharacterized protein, translated as MVFKKGHTGSNKQWVPGTSNRKKYMEPEIDEDDEEYEEDLVGSGDDSEDTPYEEEGEELEDEEEDDDEYVDEDDEGENDVGVKSKLKNQGRKTGNAKGRRPVVVEEDDEFYDELEVDAGAKSKMKERSRKYAKSRRLVDVEDEENDDEEDDEEDGEADVRRVGKKHPKHVGHNVRRGYPEDEQHGLRKKHLKVIRKRRQGDTDDEEE; from the exons ATGGTATTCAAAAAGGGCCACACCGGATCAAATAAGCAATGG GTACCCGGCACTAGTAACCGTAAGAAGTATATGGAACCGGAAattgatgaagatgatgaagagTACGAGGAAGATCTCGTTGGATCAGGGGATGATAGTGAAGATACACCATATGAAGAGGAGGGTGAGGAATTAGAGGACGAAGAAGAAGACGACGATGAGTATGTAGATGAGGATGATGAGGGGGAAAATGATGTTGGTGTAAAGTCTAAGTTGAAAAATCAGGGCAGGAAAACGGGTAATGCTAAAGGAAGGCGTCCTGTTGTTGTAGAGGAGGATGATGAGTTTTATGATGAGCTTGAAGTTGATGCTGGTGCTAAGTCGAAGATGAAAGAGCGCAGTAGGAAGTATGCTAAGAGCAGGCGTTTAGTTGATGTAGAGGATGAAGAAAACGATGATGAAGAGGATGACGAGGAAGATGGAGAAGCTGATGTCCGTAGAGTGGGGAAGAAGCATCCGAAGCATGTAGGCCATAATGTTAGGCGGGGTTATCCAGAAGATGAACAACATGGGTTGAGGAAGAAACATTTGAAGGTGATTAGGAAGAGGCGTCAGGGGGATACTGATGACGAGGAAGAATAG